GGGTCTTTGCCGGGTACTGGGGCGGCGCAGCGCCCCTGAAAAACGTGATCCTGCAAAAGGTGGACAGTGACACCGCCCGCGTGCTGGCGCTGCAAAAGGGCGACGCTGACATTGCCGCTGTGCCGGACCGCGATACCTTGACGCGGCTGAAGGGCGTAAGTGGCGTCACCGTGTACGAGGAGTTGCCCACCCGCGACCTCACCAGCGTGGTGCTGTTTAACCAGAATGTCAAAGACAGCCAGCTTCTTCCGGCGGGGCAACTGGCCGAGACCAACATGCCGGCCAACCTCTTTTCCGACATTCATGTGCGGCGAGCCTTTGCGGCGGCCTTTGACACCCAGGCGTTTACCCGCGACGCCCTGCAGGGCAAGGGGCTCGCCCGCACCACCACCCTGCCGCCCAACAGCTGGGCCGACGACAAGACGCTCAGAGCCCCCGCCTACAACCTGAAAACCGCCGAGGCCGAATTCCGGCAGGCGTTTGGAGGCCGGCTGTGGACGGCGGGCTTTACCATCCCGCTGGACTACGTGGTGGGCAGCGGCCTGTCTCAGGTGGTGGCCGAGATCTTCAAGCAGAACATCGAGCGCCTGAATCCCAAGTTTCACGTCACCATCAGCTCGCAGGAGCTGAGTGCCGGCAACGCGGCCCTGCTGGGCGGCAAGCTGCCCCTGAGTGCCCTGACCTGGGGCGGGGCCGACCCCGACACCGTGCTGCGCGGCCTGTACAGCGCAGAAGGCATCCTGGGCGTCGCCACCAATTTCCGTGACCCCCGGCTAGAAACGCAGCTGAATCAGGCGCGTGACGCGGTGGGCCAGAGCGCCCGCAAGCCGCTTTACACGGCGCTGCTGCGCTCCCTGAACACCCAGGCCTACGCCTTCCCGCTGCCGCAGCCGCTGGCTTTTGCGGCCACGTCGTCAGCCCTCAAGGGCTACGCCACCTTTAACCGCACCAACCTGTTCCGCACGCTGTCGAAGTAGAGGCGGCGTCAGGCAAAGACCGCCAGCTGACCCTACGCCCGCCACCCAGGCCCCACAAGGAGTTCTTATGACTGCATCTCCCCGTTCAGACGCCCTGCTGGCCGCCGCCTTCGAGACCGAGGCGAGGCGCCTGCACCGCGAGTTCAGGACCCCCGGCGTCAGCCTCGCCCTGCTGCTGCCGGGCGGTGACTACTACGTGAACCTGGGCGTGACCAGCCTGGAGCACCCCCTGCCGGTGACCGAAGAGACCATTTTTCAGATCGGCAGCACCACCAAAACCCTGACCTCGCTCGTCTGTTCGACGCTGGTGGCCGAGGGCCGGCTGGACCTCGACCAACCGGTGCGGACGTACCTGCCAGAGTTCAGGCTGCAAGACGAGCACGCCGCCGAACACGCCACAGTGCGCGACCTGCTGACCCACCAGGGCGGCTGGCTGGGCGACCTGTTCGAGGACACTGGAGAAGGCGACGACGCCGTGGCGCGGGGGCTGGACAAGCTGGCCGAGTCGCCCCAGGTCGTGCCCCTGCGTGGCCACTGGAGTTACAACAATGCGGGGTTTTTTGTGGCCGGGCGCGTCATTGAGGTCGTGACCGGGCAAACCTTCGAGCAGGCCGTGACCGAGCGGGTCTTTGTGCCCCTGGGCATGGACCACAGCTTCTTTTTCACGAACCAGATCATGACCCACCGCTTTGCCACCGGCCACAACAAGGTGGGCGAGGAATTCAGGGCGCAGCGGCCCTGGATGATGATGCGCTCGGCCGCCCCGGCTGGCAGCAGCTGCTCGTCAACCGCCGTGGACATGGCGAAGTACGCCCATTACCTCATGGACGGCACGGTGCCGCCGGCGCCAACCCCCGTGGACGAAGAGGCGCCGGAAAAGGAGTCAGCCCCCGCCGAGCCGCCCCTGGCCGCCGTGAACCGCCAGAGCCTGTGGGCCGAGCGCCTGCCCATCGGCGCTGCGTTTAACGGCTTCCCCGGCGAACGCGGATTCATTGGCCAGAGCTGGTTTGTGGACGAGTACGAGGGAACGACCATCCTCAGCCACGGCGGCACCACGCTGGGTCAGACCTCGGATTTCTGGGTCTCGCCAGACCGCAGGGTCGCGTTTATCAGCATGACCAACGCCAGCAACGGGCACGCCCTGAACCGCAAGCTCAGCGAGTGGGTCAAGCGCGAGGTGTTGGGCCTTACGGCCCCCGAACTGGACACTTATGAACACGATGAGGGTGGCCTGGCCGACTTTGCAGGCGCCTACACCGCCGTTGGGCAACCGTACAAGCTCAGCGCCGAGTCGCGGAGCGGGGCGCTGCTCCTCACCATTCCCGACACCGCGGCCGGGGGCATACAGGACCTGAATGTGCGCTTTATCGGGCCCGACCGCGCCCTGGTTGCGGGCGGCGACGCGGACGGCCTCGGGATAGAGTTTTTGCGCAACGGGGACGGTGTGGTTGACTTCATGCGCTTTGGGGGGCGGCTGTATCCGCGCGACCAGGTGACGGACGCCCCGCAGGACACTGAGGTGGAGGGGACCACCAGCGCGGCCACACCCGAGTTGGCCTCTCAGCCGTGAACCGGGTCTGGGTGGCCGGGGGAACGGTGGTGGACGGCACCGGGGCACCGGGCCGCCGGGCCGACCTGCTGATCGAGGGGGACCGCATTGTGCGTGTGGCCGAGCCGGGCGGCCCGGTGCCCGAAGACGCACAGACGGTGGACGCCTCTGGCCTGGTCGTGACGCCCGGATTCATTGACGTGATGAGCCACTCGATCTCTACCCTGCTGCGCGACGGCCTGAGCGTGGGCAAGGTGATGCAGGGCGTGACCACCGAGATCATGGGGGAGGGCTGGACGCCGGCACCCGCGATTCCTGGCGAGGCGCACGGGTTTCCGGTCCACGGGCTGCCGGGCGGCGATGAGAGCTGGGCTGAGCGCTCACGGGGCTGGGCGCGCTTTGGCGACTGGCTGCGTGCCCAGGAAGAGGTCGGCGCGTCCGTGAACTTCGGGTCCTTTGTGGGCGGCGCGACGGTGCGCCAGTATGCCCGTGGGCACGCCGAGGGCCTCAGCAGCCCCGCCGAATTGGCCAAGATGCGCCGCGTGGTCCGTGAGGCGATGGAAGACGGCGCCTACGGCCTCGCCACCGCGCTGATCTATCCGCCCGGTTCCTTTGCAGACACTGACGAACTCGTGGCCCTGTGCGCGGAGGTGGCCGCCGCCCAGAGCATCTACGTGACCCACATGCGCTCTGAGGGCGAGGCCATTCTGGACGGCCTGGAAGAAGCCCTGGCCATCAGCGGGCGCAGTGGGGCGCGGCTTCACCTCTATCACCTCAAGGCCGCCGGGCAACCCGCCTGGCCGAAGATGGCCCAGGTGATTGCGCGGGTAAACGCTGAGCGCGCGGCGGGGCGCGACATCCACGCGGACCTGTACCTGTACACCGCTGGGGGCACAGGCCTGTCCTCGGTCACCCCGCCGTGGGCCAGTGAGGGGCGCGGCCTGGTCGCCCGCCTGCGTAACCCGGCAGAGCGGGCCCGGATTCGGCAGGCCATGCTGACGCCGGACGGCAGCTGGGAAGCCCTGGGCCACCTGACCGGGCCAGCGGGCGTCTTTCCTGTGGGCCTGAGACACCCTGACCATCAGGCTTATATCGGGCGCTCGCTGGCAGAGGTGGCCGCCGCGCGCGGGCAGGACTGGATTGACACGGCCCTGGACCTGCTGGACGCCGAGGAAGACCGGGTTGGTAGTCTGTATCACCTGATGAGCGAGGCAAATATTGAGCGCCAACTGCGTGAGCCGTGGGTGATGCTGGGCTCCGACGCGGCGGGCTACGACCCCGAAGACCGCTGGGACGGCGGCGTGGGCGGGCATCCGCGCGCCTTTGGCAACTTCGCGCGCCTGCTGGCCGTGTATGTGCGTGAGCGCGGCCTCCTGAGCCTGGAAGAAGCCGTTCACCGCATGACCGGCCTGCCC
Above is a window of Deinococcus betulae DNA encoding:
- a CDS encoding ABC transporter substrate-binding protein; its protein translation is MTRSAAPLAALTLALTCSQVLATPQDTLVFQTNSATASVEPAQAVVTYDVLPVQQMYEGLYLNEFGTYQPLLATGLTQSKDGRVTTFTLRKNVRFHDGSAMTCADAEYSLRRALLVGNETSLAAQLRRNVLGITAFSPEVRRTFTFARLAQTVRCNAAGQLVLSLERNVPSLLNSITQMYIVPQKVLVAGGDWSGTARDFAAWTGKDVSSSVLAQKPIGTGAYSFVARDPSRFVMRVFAGYWGGAAPLKNVILQKVDSDTARVLALQKGDADIAAVPDRDTLTRLKGVSGVTVYEELPTRDLTSVVLFNQNVKDSQLLPAGQLAETNMPANLFSDIHVRRAFAAAFDTQAFTRDALQGKGLARTTTLPPNSWADDKTLRAPAYNLKTAEAEFRQAFGGRLWTAGFTIPLDYVVGSGLSQVVAEIFKQNIERLNPKFHVTISSQELSAGNAALLGGKLPLSALTWGGADPDTVLRGLYSAEGILGVATNFRDPRLETQLNQARDAVGQSARKPLYTALLRSLNTQAYAFPLPQPLAFAATSSALKGYATFNRTNLFRTLSK
- a CDS encoding serine hydrolase domain-containing protein, which codes for MTASPRSDALLAAAFETEARRLHREFRTPGVSLALLLPGGDYYVNLGVTSLEHPLPVTEETIFQIGSTTKTLTSLVCSTLVAEGRLDLDQPVRTYLPEFRLQDEHAAEHATVRDLLTHQGGWLGDLFEDTGEGDDAVARGLDKLAESPQVVPLRGHWSYNNAGFFVAGRVIEVVTGQTFEQAVTERVFVPLGMDHSFFFTNQIMTHRFATGHNKVGEEFRAQRPWMMMRSAAPAGSSCSSTAVDMAKYAHYLMDGTVPPAPTPVDEEAPEKESAPAEPPLAAVNRQSLWAERLPIGAAFNGFPGERGFIGQSWFVDEYEGTTILSHGGTTLGQTSDFWVSPDRRVAFISMTNASNGHALNRKLSEWVKREVLGLTAPELDTYEHDEGGLADFAGAYTAVGQPYKLSAESRSGALLLTIPDTAAGGIQDLNVRFIGPDRALVAGGDADGLGIEFLRNGDGVVDFMRFGGRLYPRDQVTDAPQDTEVEGTTSAATPELASQP
- a CDS encoding N-acyl-D-amino-acid deacylase family protein, coding for MNRVWVAGGTVVDGTGAPGRRADLLIEGDRIVRVAEPGGPVPEDAQTVDASGLVVTPGFIDVMSHSISTLLRDGLSVGKVMQGVTTEIMGEGWTPAPAIPGEAHGFPVHGLPGGDESWAERSRGWARFGDWLRAQEEVGASVNFGSFVGGATVRQYARGHAEGLSSPAELAKMRRVVREAMEDGAYGLATALIYPPGSFADTDELVALCAEVAAAQSIYVTHMRSEGEAILDGLEEALAISGRSGARLHLYHLKAAGQPAWPKMAQVIARVNAERAAGRDIHADLYLYTAGGTGLSSVTPPWASEGRGLVARLRNPAERARIRQAMLTPDGSWEALGHLTGPAGVFPVGLRHPDHQAYIGRSLAEVAAARGQDWIDTALDLLDAEEDRVGSLYHLMSEANIERQLREPWVMLGSDAAGYDPEDRWDGGVGGHPRAFGNFARLLAVYVRERGLLSLEEAVHRMTGLPAEHLRLTGRGELREGHFADVVTFDPHTVRDRATYAQPEQLSEGVRDVWVNGVRVLREGQHTRARPGRRLYAPGARTPEAVALGDVAAP